In Streptomyces rapamycinicus NRRL 5491, the genomic stretch GAGCCGGAACAGCACCGTGGAGAGCTTCTCGACGCCCGCGGCGATGCTCGCCCCGGCCTCGCCACTGGCCTGCAGACCGAAGCCGAACAGGACCGCCACCAACAGCACCGGCAGGATCTCCTCGCCGGTCAGCGCGGAGACGAGGGTGTCCGGAATGGTGCTCAGGATGAAGTCCGCGAAGCTCTCATGGGCCTGGGTCGCCTCGGCCGGGAGGCTGTCGGTGCTGAGGGTGGAGACATCGACGTGCAGTCCGCTGCCGGGCCGTACGACGTTGACCACGACCAGCCCGATGACCAGGGCGATGGTGGTCAGGATCTCGAAGTAGACCAGGGCCTTGAGGCTCACCCGGCCGACCGCTCTGCGGTCGCTCATGGCGGCGATGCCGTGGACGACCGTACAGAAGATGATCGGCGCGATCATCATCCTCACCAGCGCGACGAAACCGTCTCCCAGCGGTTTCAGCTCCGCCCCGAAGGAGGGCCACAGCGAACCGACGACGACCCCGGCGAGGACCGCGAGCAGGCACTGGACATAGAGGCGGGACAGCAGCAGGCGGATGCGGCCGGGCCGGTCGGGGGCGGCGACGGTGCCCGGCGCTGCGGCGTTGCGGCTCATACGGGGCGTCCTTCCGGGACGGGAACGAGAAGTTCGGCTCGGGCGATGCGCCGGGCGGCGCGGTGCAGCAGCACCGTGGGGGACGCGCCGTCCGGTGTGGGGACGGCTCGGGCGGTGATGACGCCCGCGGGGGTGCCCAGCCGCAGCGTGCCGTCGGCGGTCTGCCGCGTGACGCGGTGGGCGAGGGTGCCGGGGGTCGCGGCGGCCGTCGCCAGGGCGACGGCGGAGGTGAGGCCGATCGCCGGATGCGGGGCGTGCATGGAGACCATGCGTACGGCCACGTCGTACTGGTCCTGAGTGACCGGGTGACCGTGGGTGGTGCGATATGTTACGGGGCCGCCGACGACGCCGACCTTCGGCACCGCGTGGCTGACCGGGGCGTCCTCGCGGACCAGCCCCATCGCGAGCGCCGCCTTGCGGCGCAGCACGGTGAGCGCGGGCACCACGGTGGCGAACGCGGCCAGGGATTCGGAACCGTCGAGGCCGAACGCCTTGGCGTCGAAGAGCGCGGCAGGCGCGCCCGCGTCCACGAGCGAGGCTTCGACGGGGCCGTCCGGCCCGGTCAGGGTGTCCAGGGGGCGGCCGGTGGGCAGGGCACGGCCGGTGGTCGAACCCGCCGGGTCCTGGAACCCCAGCAGGACCGGCACCCCGAGCGCGTCGGTGCCGGGCACCACGGCGGTGCCCTCGTCGGGCGCGGTCAGGCCGGGGGTGGGGATGGTGCCGGTGAGGCGGGCCCCGGTGTTCACATTGAGCATGCGGACGGTGGTGGTGTCCGAGGTGATCGGCACCAGACCGCGGTGGACGGCGTACAGCGCGACCGCGGTGGCGCAGTTGCCGCAGTTGCTGGTCCACTCCACCCGCTCGTCGCCGATGCCCACCTGCGCGAAGGCGTAGGAGACATCGACGCCCGCCACTTCCGACAGCTGGACGATCGCGGCCTTGGAGGTGGTGGACGAGGCGCCGCCGACGCCGTCGATCTGCCGGGGGTCGGCCGCGTTGAAGGCGGCGAGCAGCAGGGTGTCGGCATCCACTCCGGTGGCCACCACATCGTGGTGGTCGAAGATCCAGCACTTGCTGGTACCCCCGCGGATCATCTCGCCCTGCAGACGCAACACAACGGACTCCCCATGGCCGTGGAATCGACACCCCGCCGACGGCTCCTCCGTGGGCGGTGGCATCTACGGTGTGTTACCGCAGCGTGAAGTACAATCTCGGAAATCTGCATGGGTATTAAGCAGAACTGAAGGCTTGAGGTGATGTCGTGCTGGACGTCCGGCGCATTCTGCTCTTCGCCGAGGTGGCCCGGCGCGGCTCCGTGACGGCCACCGCCCGCGCCCTGAACTACACACCATCAGCGGTGTCGCAGCAGGTCAGCCGACTGGAGACGGAGGCCGGCCAGCCGCTGCTGGACCGCCACGCACGGGGTGTCACCCTCACCGACGCCGGGCGCGCCCTCGCCGACCGGGGGGAGCGGATCGCCCGTGAGCTGAAGGCCGCGGAGAGTGAGCTCGCCGACTTCGCGGGGCTCCGCGCGGGCACTCTGCGCATCGGCACCTTCCCCACCGTCGGCGCCTCGCTGCTGCCGCCCGCCGTCATCGCCTTCCGCGACACCCACCCGGACGTACGGCTGACCGTGCGCAGCGCCCGTATCGCGGGCCTGTGGTCGATGCTGGAGAGCCGGGAGATCGAGATGTCGCTGATGTGGGACTACGACTGGTGCCGCATCGACCGCGAGGACGTGGACATCACCCCGCTCCTCGACGATCCGCCCGCCCTCCTGGTCGGTGACCGCCACCCGCTGGCCACCCGTACCGACGCCACCCTCGCCGATCTCGCCGACGATTCGTGGATCACCCGTGCCGACCGCCATCCGGTGGCCGAGGCCCTGGTGCGCAGCTGCCGGGCGGTCGGCTTCGAACCGCAGATCGCCTATGAGGCACACGACTACCAGGAGGCGCAAGGCCTGGTGGCCGCCGGTCTGGGCGTGGCGCTGGCCCCGACCCTGGCCCTGGAGGGCATCCGCCCCGGCGTCAGCGTGCTGCCGCTGCGGCCGCCCGCGCCGGTGCGCCGGATCCTGCTCGTGCGCATGGCCGACCACGCCCTCACCCCCGCCGCCGGGGCGTTCCTCGGCTCGCTGCGGGAGAGCGCCGCGGCCCGGCGGACCGACGCGCTGGACGCGGGCGGACGGGCGGTGGTGCCGGATCCGCGCTCCGGCTCATGACGGGCTCTCACAGCGAGGAGATCACCCGCCTGCGGTCCTCCACGGCCCGGCGGGCGAGCCGGGAGGCGGGGGCGAGGCGGTCGTACTCATGGATGGCCCCGCTGTGCAGATGCAGTTCGGTGGGGATGTCGGCGTCGGCGAGCCGCTGGGCGTAGGTGACGGCCTCCGCACGGAAGATGTCGAGCTCTCCGACCTCGACATAGGCCGGTGCCAGGCCCTCGACGGTGGCGACGCGCGCGGGCGCCACCTGTGGCGGGACGTCGTCGGTGCCGAACGCCGCGCCCAGCAGGGCATGCCAGCCGGTCCAGTTGTCGTCCCAGGTCCAGGCCACATAGGGGGTCAGCCGGGGATCCGGGGTGAGAGTGCGGTCGTCCAGCATGGGATACAGCAGGGCCTGGCGGGCGAGCGGGACGCCCCGGTCACGGGCGAGGATCGCCACGCCCGCGGCGAGCCCGCCCCCGGCGCTGTCACCCATGACGGCGATGCGGCGGGGATCGACCCTCAGCTCGGGCGCCTGCTCGCCCAGCCAGATCAGCGCGGCGAACACATCCTCCACGGGGCCGGTGCCGGTGGCCGCGTCGGGGGCCAGACGGTAGTCCACGGACAGGAACGGCACCCCGGTGGCCTGGACGTACCCGGCGACCACGGAGTCATGGAGATCGACACTCCCGGCGATCATCCCGCCGCCATGGGCGTAGACGACCGCGGAGCCCGGCGCGGACTCGGCCTTCTCGTACCAGCGGACGAGGATCTCCGCCCCGTCCGCGGACCGCACCTTGTGCGAGGACGCCTTCACCAGCGGATAGCCGGACGGGTACGCCGGGAGCAGTGAGGCCATCCACCGCAGCGAGGCCGTGCCCCTGGCGCGCAGCGTCCGCCAGTCGTCGCGCTCGGGCGGGGGAGTGGGGTCGCTCTGTTCCGCGAGGGCCTGGAGAACCGCGGCGAGCTCAGGGTCGAGGGTGAAGGCCATGGTCGACTCCGTTCGAGGACGGCGGGGCCGCTGCCCCAACTGTCCTCATAGACTGCCGAGTTGCGCTCGAGGCCCGGTACAGAGGCTGGCGGCGGCCTGACGGCTGCTACGGGGTGTTTCCGGCGGATCTTGCCCCTCCCCGCCCCTCCCCGCGGCATCGGTATGCGGCTCCGATATGTGGCTCCCGCCGTGTGCGGCGCTCCGCCTCCGGACTCCGGGGTCCAGGGGCGGCGAAGCCCTTGGTATCGGGAAGGGGCGGGGAGGGGAGCAGCACACCGCAGGCGTCCGCCTCATCCGGGCCGCAGCGAGTCCCTCAGCTTCCTGGCCGCCTCGGTCTCGGCGATGTACTTGCCGGGCCCGGCCGCGCCGAGTTCCTCGTACAGCGCCACTGCCTGCTCGGCCGCGGCCAAGGCCTCCGCACGGCGCCCGTCCGCCGCACCCGAGGTCATTCTTCGGCCGCGCCGGGCTCCTATGATTTGTGTACCCGCTATATCACCCGATCGGGGTGCATCGTTCGCGGGTGCGGAGCCGAGGTTCAAGGGGGCCGGGGCTCAAGGGGGCCGGGGCTCAAGGGGCCTGGCCCCATGCACCGGTGCCCCGGCCGGAACGAGTCCGGCCGGGGCACCGCGCTGTCGCC encodes the following:
- a CDS encoding alpha/beta hydrolase fold domain-containing protein codes for the protein MAFTLDPELAAVLQALAEQSDPTPPPERDDWRTLRARGTASLRWMASLLPAYPSGYPLVKASSHKVRSADGAEILVRWYEKAESAPGSAVVYAHGGGMIAGSVDLHDSVVAGYVQATGVPFLSVDYRLAPDAATGTGPVEDVFAALIWLGEQAPELRVDPRRIAVMGDSAGGGLAAGVAILARDRGVPLARQALLYPMLDDRTLTPDPRLTPYVAWTWDDNWTGWHALLGAAFGTDDVPPQVAPARVATVEGLAPAYVEVGELDIFRAEAVTYAQRLADADIPTELHLHSGAIHEYDRLAPASRLARRAVEDRRRVISSL
- a CDS encoding LysR family transcriptional regulator — translated: MLDVRRILLFAEVARRGSVTATARALNYTPSAVSQQVSRLETEAGQPLLDRHARGVTLTDAGRALADRGERIARELKAAESELADFAGLRAGTLRIGTFPTVGASLLPPAVIAFRDTHPDVRLTVRSARIAGLWSMLESREIEMSLMWDYDWCRIDREDVDITPLLDDPPALLVGDRHPLATRTDATLADLADDSWITRADRHPVAEALVRSCRAVGFEPQIAYEAHDYQEAQGLVAAGLGVALAPTLALEGIRPGVSVLPLRPPAPVRRILLVRMADHALTPAAGAFLGSLRESAAARRTDALDAGGRAVVPDPRSGS
- a CDS encoding PrpF domain-containing protein, translated to MLRLQGEMIRGGTSKCWIFDHHDVVATGVDADTLLLAAFNAADPRQIDGVGGASSTTSKAAIVQLSEVAGVDVSYAFAQVGIGDERVEWTSNCGNCATAVALYAVHRGLVPITSDTTTVRMLNVNTGARLTGTIPTPGLTAPDEGTAVVPGTDALGVPVLLGFQDPAGSTTGRALPTGRPLDTLTGPDGPVEASLVDAGAPAALFDAKAFGLDGSESLAAFATVVPALTVLRRKAALAMGLVREDAPVSHAVPKVGVVGGPVTYRTTHGHPVTQDQYDVAVRMVSMHAPHPAIGLTSAVALATAAATPGTLAHRVTRQTADGTLRLGTPAGVITARAVPTPDGASPTVLLHRAARRIARAELLVPVPEGRPV